The Niallia alba genome includes a window with the following:
- a CDS encoding general stress protein — translation MTNSVVGIYDSPEATVDAIEELLSKGYSPDHISVITRNEQVALIEQETEVNTTSAINEGEPVSFLDRLKNFFAGTDLEPYEEELQAGKYIVLLDNDAETEEEKLNKLSFDNSEVDVIPSQTMNTTVERKKVE, via the coding sequence ATGACAAACAGTGTAGTAGGTATATATGATTCTCCTGAAGCAACAGTAGATGCTATTGAGGAATTACTCTCTAAAGGGTATTCTCCAGATCATATTTCCGTCATCACTAGAAATGAACAAGTTGCTTTAATCGAACAAGAAACAGAAGTGAATACAACCTCAGCAATTAACGAGGGTGAGCCAGTATCATTTTTAGATCGATTAAAGAATTTCTTCGCTGGTACGGACTTAGAACCATATGAGGAAGAACTGCAAGCAGGAAAATACATTGTTCTTTTAGATAATGATGCGGAAACGGAAGAAGAAAAGTTGAACAAATTAAGTTTTGATAATAGTGAAGTAGATGTCATACCATCCCAAACGATGAATACAACAGTAGAACGAAAAAAAGTAGAGTAA
- a CDS encoding metallophosphoesterase family protein has product MKILIVSDSHGLVSELGVLKKRHEEDVDLFLHCGDSELSASEEVMAGYITVQGNCDYEDRYPTETIQEIAGKKIFLTHGHLYGVKSSLNNLLYKAKEIGANIACFGHSHFLGMEVVDDVLFINPGSLRLPRGRKEQTYVILTIESNRFVTEVYDFHNGLLPELKSEFPF; this is encoded by the coding sequence ATGAAAATTTTGATTGTAAGTGACAGTCATGGATTGGTATCCGAGTTAGGTGTTTTAAAAAAAAGGCATGAAGAGGATGTAGATTTGTTTCTGCATTGTGGAGATTCAGAGCTTTCAGCAAGTGAAGAAGTGATGGCGGGATATATTACGGTTCAAGGGAACTGTGATTATGAGGACAGATATCCAACGGAAACAATTCAAGAAATTGCGGGAAAAAAGATTTTTTTAACACATGGGCATTTATATGGGGTGAAATCCTCTCTTAATAATTTATTGTACAAAGCAAAGGAGATAGGGGCTAATATTGCCTGTTTCGGGCATTCTCATTTCTTAGGGATGGAAGTGGTTGATGATGTTCTTTTCATTAATCCGGGTAGTTTACGATTGCCTAGAGGTAGAAAAGAACAAACATATGTCATTTTAACCATTGAAAGTAATCGATTTGTAACAGAAGTTTATGATTTTCATAATGGGTTACTTCCAGAATTAAAAAGTGAATTTCCCTTCTAG
- a CDS encoding XTP/dITP diphosphatase produces the protein MKEIIIATKNTGKTKEFVQMFSPLGYEVKTLLDFPDVPDVEETGTTFEENALLKAETISKLLNRVVISDDSGLVIDALNGRPGVYSARYAGEQKNDQDNMDKVLDELKGVPTEKRTARFCCTLAVAIPNESSLTFTGTCEGIILTERRGDYGFGYDPIFYVEVEQKAMAELPPEKKNKISHRANALKKLKEQLPTVFKERN, from the coding sequence ATGAAAGAGATTATTATTGCAACAAAGAATACAGGCAAGACAAAAGAATTTGTACAAATGTTTTCACCACTTGGCTATGAAGTAAAAACACTATTAGATTTTCCAGATGTACCAGATGTAGAGGAGACAGGGACAACATTTGAAGAAAATGCTCTCCTAAAAGCAGAAACGATTTCTAAGCTACTAAATCGTGTTGTTATCTCAGATGATTCTGGTCTTGTTATAGATGCATTGAACGGTAGACCTGGAGTGTATTCTGCACGTTATGCAGGTGAACAAAAGAATGATCAAGATAATATGGACAAGGTTTTGGATGAATTAAAGGGAGTTCCAACAGAAAAAAGAACAGCTCGCTTTTGTTGTACATTAGCAGTTGCAATTCCTAATGAATCCTCCTTAACATTTACCGGTACTTGTGAAGGGATTATTTTAACGGAAAGAAGAGGAGATTACGGCTTTGGTTATGATCCGATTTTTTATGTAGAGGTAGAACAAAAGGCAATGGCTGAATTGCCGCCAGAGAAGAAAAATAAAATTAGTCACCGTGCAAATGCATTAAAAAAACTAAAAGAACAGTTACCAACTGTTTTTAAGGAAAGGAACTAG
- a CDS encoding GerMN domain-containing protein — protein MSKNNKLTIVSAVLISSVLISGCSLLGDKEKVDPPQTTSYEDDAVKENADKETAGEVATEDAMPIELYLMDKYGYVVPQTLNLPKTNSIAKESLEYLVKGGKVSEMLPNDFQAVIPQDTKISINVDEDKVATVDFSNEFKEYEAKDEEKILQSITWTLTQFDSIDAVKLSLNGHELTEMPVNKTPIQGALTRADGINVNTDDVTDITNTKPLTVYYIGGDLDSYYYVPVTKRVSNAEENNVAAAVGELIEGPGMGGATALTSLLPNDVKLLDKPVVEDGKVTLNFNENIYSSGLNGEEKVLADEVLNSLVLSLTEQEGIESVSVTVNGEADLVNAEGESLTKPVTRPENVNTGSF, from the coding sequence ATGTCTAAGAATAACAAATTGACCATAGTTTCTGCGGTTTTAATATCATCTGTGTTGATCTCTGGTTGTAGCTTATTGGGAGATAAAGAAAAAGTAGATCCACCCCAAACTACATCCTATGAAGATGATGCAGTGAAAGAAAATGCGGACAAAGAAACAGCGGGAGAAGTTGCTACAGAGGATGCAATGCCTATTGAATTATATTTAATGGATAAATATGGGTATGTCGTTCCTCAAACATTAAATCTGCCAAAAACAAATTCGATTGCAAAAGAAAGCTTAGAATATTTAGTTAAAGGTGGAAAAGTTTCTGAAATGCTGCCAAATGATTTTCAGGCAGTAATTCCGCAAGATACGAAAATTAGTATTAATGTAGATGAGGATAAAGTGGCTACAGTCGATTTTTCAAATGAATTCAAAGAGTACGAGGCTAAAGATGAAGAGAAAATTTTACAATCTATTACGTGGACATTGACACAATTTGATTCAATTGATGCTGTTAAGCTCTCTTTAAATGGTCATGAGCTGACAGAAATGCCAGTTAATAAAACCCCGATCCAAGGTGCTTTAACAAGAGCAGATGGCATTAACGTTAATACGGATGATGTTACAGATATTACAAACACTAAACCGTTAACCGTTTATTATATTGGCGGAGATTTAGATTCATACTATTATGTACCAGTAACAAAGCGTGTTAGCAATGCAGAAGAAAATAATGTGGCAGCCGCAGTAGGTGAATTAATAGAAGGCCCAGGTATGGGAGGCGCAACAGCATTAACAAGTTTATTACCTAACGATGTGAAGCTGTTAGATAAACCAGTAGTAGAAGATGGTAAAGTTACGTTAAACTTTAACGAAAACATATATTCTAGTGGGCTAAACGGAGAAGAAAAAGTACTAGCCGATGAAGTATTAAATTCATTAGTACTGTCATTGACAGAGCAAGAAGGCATTGAAAGTGTTTCTGTTACTGTTAATGGAGAAGCTGATTTAGTGAATGCAGAAGGAGAAAGTTTAACTAAACCAGTTACTCGTCCGGAAAATGTGAATACAGGTAGTTTCTAA
- the racE gene encoding glutamate racemase translates to MERAIGVIDSGVGGLTVAKEIMRQLPFENIVYLGDTARCPYGPRTGEEVKKFTWEMTRFLLKKNIKMLVIACNTATAVALEEIRGQLSIPVIGVIIPGARTAIKVTKNNYIGMIGTIGTVRSRAYEKALKKINNRVRTVSLACPKFVPLVESGEYDGPVARKIVKETLWPLKNKEIDTLILGCTHYPLLAKVIQEEIGEKVKVISSGAETAREVSTILNHHDQLASEENQVEHHFYTTGSKEIFARIASNWLNQEIHSVETIKLS, encoded by the coding sequence TTGGAAAGAGCAATAGGGGTTATAGATTCTGGAGTTGGTGGATTAACGGTCGCGAAGGAGATTATGCGCCAGCTTCCTTTTGAAAATATCGTATACTTAGGGGATACGGCAAGATGTCCATATGGACCAAGAACGGGAGAAGAAGTGAAGAAATTCACTTGGGAAATGACTAGATTCTTGTTGAAGAAAAATATTAAAATGCTTGTGATTGCCTGTAATACTGCTACTGCAGTGGCATTAGAGGAAATTCGCGGGCAGCTATCTATTCCTGTAATTGGAGTAATTATTCCGGGGGCACGAACAGCAATTAAGGTAACAAAAAATAATTATATAGGCATGATTGGAACAATTGGTACTGTTCGAAGTCGAGCGTATGAAAAAGCATTAAAAAAGATTAATAATCGAGTAAGAACAGTTAGTTTAGCATGCCCGAAATTTGTTCCTTTAGTGGAGAGCGGCGAATATGATGGACCAGTCGCAAGGAAAATTGTGAAAGAAACGCTTTGGCCATTAAAGAATAAAGAGATAGATACTCTAATACTTGGTTGTACCCATTACCCTTTGTTGGCAAAAGTAATACAAGAAGAGATAGGGGAAAAGGTAAAAGTGATTAGTTCTGGTGCAGAAACGGCAAGAGAAGTTAGTACCATTCTAAACCATCATGACCAACTTGCTTCAGAAGAGAATCAAGTAGAACATCATTTTTATACAACTGGATCGAAAGAAATTTTTGCTAGAATAGCATCAAACTGGCTAAATCAAGAAATACATTCTGTTGAAACAATTAAATTGTCATAA
- a CDS encoding MarR family winged helix-turn-helix transcriptional regulator, translating to MMTEEKNAKEYLENIATIEKDMRYISGIIKQKGREILSDYTMTPPQFVALQWLFEEGDMTIGELSNKMFLAFSTTTDLVDRMEKNHLVQRVKDPNDRRVVRIHMLEEGKRLIDEVIKKRQNYLQEVLNEYTTGDIEELKKNFMRLHQVMREK from the coding sequence ATGATGACTGAAGAGAAAAATGCAAAGGAATATTTGGAGAATATAGCTACGATAGAAAAGGATATGCGATACATATCGGGGATCATTAAACAAAAAGGGAGAGAGATATTAAGCGATTATACAATGACTCCTCCTCAATTCGTTGCCTTGCAATGGCTATTTGAAGAGGGCGATATGACAATAGGGGAATTATCAAATAAAATGTTCCTTGCCTTTAGTACAACGACCGACTTAGTTGATCGGATGGAAAAGAATCATTTAGTTCAAAGAGTGAAGGATCCGAATGATCGACGTGTGGTTCGTATTCATATGCTAGAAGAAGGAAAAAGATTAATTGACGAAGTAATTAAAAAACGTCAAAACTATCTTCAAGAAGTATTAAATGAGTATACAACCGGAGATATCGAGGAATTAAAGAAAAATTTCATGCGTTTACATCAAGTAATGCGAGAAAAATGA
- a CDS encoding recombinase family protein has product MGFKRITKELNDLGLKPKQKDKWQVTSVQRILQNPIYHGNFILNQYTTVKVGGRKKQIRNPQEKWLIFKDHHPAIITSTQFEKANNRDYKSKKTKITPWNEFRDILKCAHCGSNMVIMQSYKRKKDGSRIEWKYLKCSKYRRYGEHGCLNHEPIRYEQFREFMLRLLTEKGESIRLNFDTEYKKKQLEDSPRH; this is encoded by the coding sequence ATGGGTTTTAAGCGCATTACAAAAGAGTTAAATGATTTAGGCTTAAAACCGAAACAAAAGGATAAATGGCAGGTTACATCCGTTCAGAGAATACTTCAAAATCCTATCTATCATGGAAACTTCATACTTAATCAGTACACAACTGTAAAAGTTGGTGGAAGAAAGAAGCAAATCCGTAATCCTCAAGAAAAATGGTTGATCTTTAAAGATCATCATCCAGCAATCATAACTTCTACTCAATTTGAAAAAGCTAATAACAGAGACTATAAAAGTAAAAAAACAAAAATTACTCCATGGAATGAATTCAGAGATATATTAAAATGCGCTCATTGTGGCTCTAATATGGTGATTATGCAAAGTTATAAACGAAAAAAAGATGGTTCCAGAATTGAATGGAAATACTTAAAATGCAGCAAGTACAGAAGATATGGTGAACATGGCTGCTTAAATCATGAACCGATTCGTTACGAACAATTTAGGGAGTTTATGTTAAGACTTTTAACAGAAAAGGGAGAAAGCATTCGGTTAAACTTTGATACAGAATATAAAAAGAAGCAGCTGGAGGACAGCCCGCGGCATTAG
- a CDS encoding recombinase family protein has product MQPKSKYAVYVRVSTDRDEQVSSVENQIDICRNWLERNGYEWNEESVFKDEGISGTVFLDRPAIQLLLDKTKKGEIEMIIFKSISRLARDLKDSLEIRETLLAHNVRVISIEEGFDSFKVGKNDMVFELWSLFAAQYSRTLSSSISAALAAKVRRGEHIGKIPFGYDRPNQKLVINEEEAKVVRQIFHWYNFDKWVLSALQKS; this is encoded by the coding sequence ATGCAACCCAAATCTAAATACGCAGTCTACGTCCGTGTATCCACCGACCGAGACGAACAAGTCTCATCGGTCGAAAACCAAATCGATATATGCCGTAACTGGCTAGAAAGAAATGGCTACGAATGGAACGAAGAATCTGTTTTTAAAGACGAAGGAATATCTGGAACAGTCTTCTTAGATCGCCCAGCAATCCAATTATTATTAGATAAAACGAAAAAAGGCGAAATAGAAATGATTATCTTTAAATCCATTTCACGTTTAGCCAGGGATCTAAAAGATAGCTTAGAAATTAGAGAAACACTGCTAGCACATAATGTTCGTGTAATATCCATTGAAGAAGGTTTTGACAGTTTTAAAGTTGGTAAGAACGACATGGTTTTTGAATTATGGAGCTTGTTTGCTGCTCAATACTCTAGAACTCTATCAAGCTCGATTTCTGCTGCTCTTGCAGCTAAAGTGCGACGTGGCGAACATATCGGTAAGATTCCTTTTGGATATGATCGTCCAAACCAAAAACTTGTTATCAATGAAGAAGAAGCTAAAGTAGTAAGACAAATATTCCATTGGTATAACTTCGATAAATGGGTTTTAAGCGCATTACAAAAGAGTTAA